The window TGGTACATAGAGTATGTTTTGGTTACGTTACGAACCGAGATAGCTGAAGCTGACATAAGAGGTTACAGCACGTCGGGAAACTGAGGTTTCAGTTTCTTAAAAATATATGCACCACTGGCCAGCATTGCAAAGGTGACAAACCAATAGTACGCAGTATATGAAAGATGACTCCAGAAGGGCTGAAAGCTGATAAATGATTCCCGATAGCCCTGAACGAGATAGTAGACAGGATTGAGCTTGAGAAACCATTGTACCTTGGGAGGCATCATGCTGATGTCCCAGAAAATGGGGGTCATCCAGAAACCAATTTGCAGGAAAACCGTAACAAGCTGGGATACATCGCGGATAAAGACATTCAATGCGGCCAAGGTCCAGGAAAGTCCCAGGGAAAGCATGAGCATGCAAAAAAGGTAATATATCGCCTGAAGATAATAGACACTGACCGGCATTTTTTGGAAGACCAGCAAGACGAGCAGGACGACCAGAAAGATGGCATGGGTGACCAGGCTGGAGAGAATTTTTATGACAGGCAGAATCTGGGAAGAAAAAATAGTTTTTTTCACCAGATGGCTGTGGGCGAGAATGATATTTGTTGCCCCACTGATAATATTGGAAAAAAGGTACCAGGGGGCCAAGCCTGCTGTCAGCCAGACAACAAATGGAACATCGTTTTGAGGCTGTGTTTTAAATCCAATACTGAAAACAAACCAGAATACCGTAATCATAACCAGCGGATGGATAACCGTCCACATGAGGCCGAGCGAGGAGCCTACATATTGCTCGCGAATTTCTCTGAACGCCATTGCGGTTATCAGTCGGCGTCGAGTGTAGAGCAAGTGAAGAAAGGATAAAAGACTGTTCATGTAATGCAAAGGTAGTGTTACAGCGGCAGATTAAGAAATGTTCTTACTCGGTGGTTTCGTAGCAAGTCTAATTTTTGCTTTCTCACTTGGTTACGAGATTATCAAGTATGTGGTGCCGCAACATGGCCGTGAAAGCAGAGCATATTGTAACAATCTGAATTTCATTGGCGACTGCTGGAACAAATTAAGAATTTTTACAAGAAGCGTCGAGAAAAAGCAACTTGTTTGTTGTTTATATATATAGGGAGAGGGGTTGTTTGCATAATATCAAATGAGTAGAGGGAGGTTGAGGCAGAGGACGTACAACGCTCGTCTTGTAAAAAAAGGGCTGGAGGCAAATCCTGCCTTCCCGTTTTTTTCGCCCGCGTTATACTACTTGCCGGGGCAGGGATCTTCCGGTATGATAACCGTTTTCGTATTCTTTCGCCTATCATGCGAGGACAAAAGGGAATGTGCCGATGTCGATTGAAGACAGAACATCGATTGGCCCTCTGTACTGCCCTACAATTTCATCTTGGAAATGCCGTTTTCCTGAATATTATCCTCTGAACAGTTGAACCCATGACACAACTACTTTTTGAAATTGGAACTGAAGAGATACCTGCGAGTTATATAGAACCGGCTCTTGCTTTTATGGAGCAATCCGTTCAGGATAAATTAAAGGAACTGGGCCTGGGATTTGGTGCTGTTCATACAGTGGGCACCCCCCGACGTCTGACGCTGGCTGTGGATGACCTGCAAGCCAGTCAGGAAGACCGCCGACAGGAACATATAGGGCCAGCTAAGAAGGCTGCCTTTGATGCGGACGGTCAGGCAACCAAGGCTGCCCAGGGCTTTGCTCGCTCCCGAGGGGTTGCAGTCGAGGATTTACAGATTGTTGAGACAGCAAAAGGCGAATATCTGATGGCTGTTGAGGAGATCAAGGGCCAAGAGACAGAAGCTCTCCTGCCTGATCTGCTGGATGGACTTTTGCGTGCGCTCCCTTTCCCTAAGTCCATGCGCTGGGCAGACAGTAGTATGGCCTTTGCTCGCCCTATACAATGGCTCTTGGCTCTTTATGACGGGAAAGTTGTTGATCTGACCGTTGAAGGGGTAAAGGCTGGGGCAACGACTCTGGGCCATCGCTTCATGAGCCCTGAAGCCGTAGAGATTGAGAATTTTCAGCATTACCAAAAAACCTTGGAAGCAAAGTCTGTTGTTGTTGATCAGCGAGCTCGCCGGGAAGCAGTTATTAAAACGGTGAAACAGGCCGTGCAGGAGCGGATTGGTGACAAAGGGCGCCCTGTTTTGGATGAGGGGCTCATTGACATCGTGACTAACCTGGTGGAGATCCCCTGGGGAATTTGCGGGAGTTTTGATAAGAAATTTCTCGCTCTGCCTGATGAGGCCCTGATCACCTCTATGCGTGAGCACCAAAAGTATTTTCCTGTGGTCGATAGCGAAGGGCGCCTGATGCCTTTCTTTGTTGCGGTAAATAATACTGATATTCAGGACAGGAAAATGGCGGCCAGTGGTCATGAGCGGGTCCTGCGGGCTCGCCTCGAAGATGGACTCTTTTTCTTTAATGAAGATAAAAAGAAGCCTCTTGAAGATCGATTACAGGCTCTTTCCGGGATTATTTTTCAGCGTGACCTGGGCACGATGGCCGAGAAGAGTGAGCGCCTGATGCAAATTTCTGCTTACCTTGCGGAACAATTGGCCCCGGACACAAAAAAAGAGGCCAAAAGGGCTGCGCAACTGGCCAAGACCGACCTCTTAACCGAGATGGTCGGAGAGTTCCCCTCTCTGCAGGGGATTATCGGGCGAGATTATGCCCTGCTTGATGGCGAAAAAACTGCTGTTGCTGATGCCGTGCAGGAGCATTACCAACCGGTTCGGGCAGGGGGAACATTGCCCGCCTCGTTGCTTGGTGCCATAGTCGGGTTGGCTGACCGTATAGATACAATGGTGGGCTGCTTTGCTATCAACGAACGTCCTACCGGGAATAAGGATGCCTTTGGGCAACGTCGACTCGCCGTGGGCATGATTCATATTATCCGTCATCATAATTTGCATCTCTCTTTGAACGCGCTGGCTGAGCAGGCCTTGCAGGGCTATGCTGATAAGATCACTCCGGCAGAGGACACGCTGGAAGCAGTGATTGGGTTTATTCGTCTCCGTTTTGAAAATGACCTGATTGCCTCAGGCATGAAGCAGGAAGTGGTTGAGGCGGCGACCTCAGCTGGCTTTGACGACCTGACGGATTGTCTGGCCCGGATAGAGGCCCTGGACGGCATGCGGAATAGGGAGGAATTTGCTGTTCTGGCTGGTTCCTTTAAGCGCATTCGTAACATCACCAAGGGCAATAGGGAGACAGGGGTTGATCCTGCCCTCTTTGCTGAAGAGGCGGAAAAGGAACTGTATTCAACCTACACAGCTGTTCAGGAGCAGGTGCGTCCCATGATTGCAAATCGTGCCTACAGCGAGGCCTTGGCAGCTATGCTGACCATGAAAGAGCCAGTCGACCGCTTCTTTGATGATGTAATGGTTATGGATAAGAATTTGGCAGTGCGGGCTAATCGCTTAAACCTGTTAACCGGCTTGGGGGACTTGGTTCGTCAGGTGGGAGATATCTCCCGGATGCATGTAGAATAATGAGAATATAGGCTTGATCTAGTTAACAAGATGTAAAATGTAACAAAAAGGGCTGCCTGAAAAGGCAGCCCTTTTTGTTTTTACCTGAGTTTGTTGATTTTGTTGGTAGGGGAGTTGTTAACTGGCGCCGTAGCTGTGCAGTCCTGCCAAGAGGAAGTTGACCCCGAAATAGGTGAAGAAGACCGAGAAAAAGCCTATGATTGCCAGCCAGGCTATGCGGGGGCCATCCCAGCCGCGAGTAAAGCGGGCATGCAGGGCCAGAGCATAGACAAACCAGGTAATGATAGACCAGGTTTCCTTGGGATCCCAGCTCCAATAAGTTCCCCAAGCCTCGTTGGCCCAGACTGCTCCGGTGATGATACCTGCTGTCAACCACATGAAACCGAAGATGATGGTTTTATGGGTCAAATCATCCAGTACGGGTAATTCGGGAAGCGTGGAAAGTAGATGATTTTGCGATAGCTTCCGTTTGACGGCAAAATGCTTCAGGAGATATATGAACCCGATACCAGCAGCAACAGCAAAGGCGCCGTAGCCGATGAAGCAGGTGACAACATGGGCAAGAAGCCAGTTAGATTGAAGAGCAGGGATAAGCGGTGAGATATCTTGGCTTATTTTCGTGGAAAGAGATGCATAAGCCATTGTTGTGACAGCCAAGGGCATGATAAAGGCCCCGAGTACCCGAGCTTTAAATTTTATTTCCAGCAGGATATAAAAAAGCGTTGTACACCAGGCAAAGAACACCAAAGACTCATACATATTGGTGAGCGGGGCATGGCCGATGCCAATATCATAGGATTCCTTCCAGCGCAGGCCAAGGGCACCTGTGTGTATCAGGAGCCCGACGCTGGCAAAAAACAGGCCGATCAACCCAACTTTTTTCTGACGGAAAACAAGCAGGCCGATGTAAAAAATCGCTGACAACAGGTATGCTGCGGTTGTGTAGTTAAAAAGTTGAGAGCTATTCATCATGTGTATATCCGGTAGTTAGTTGCTTACGCGTAGTAATCAATGTGTTGGGTGAAGCTCTGGAAGCACGCTTCCTTCCACTTGCGCTCTCCGCACCCTGGAGAGACGGAGAACTCTTGTATAGAGGCCTCAGATTGTTATGAGGATCTCTTGGTAAAATTTTCTGTCAGAGAAGAAAATGTCTTGGCAAACCCTAAACTGTTTTTATTTGCATGACCAGCAAAAACAACGACGGGTTGACCATCTATTTCATAGACATGTGCCCAAATTCTGCGATGGGACATGAAAAAGGCCATATATAATCCGATAAGCATCAGGGCGCAGCCTGTATAAACCCACCAGACACCAGGGTCCTTTGCCACCTGAAGTCCTGTGGCAAAATGGGGTCCTATAGATAGCTCGTATGTTGCCTTTGGCCGTTCGACAATGACAGGTCTGCCGTACATTAAAGTAAACATCGAGGGCGGGCCATCGGAATCCATCAACCACATCTGCATTTCAGTGCTCTCTCTTCCATCAGGAGTATGAATCGGGCGGGCAGACTGAATGCGTATCATAGCATCGCTTCCGCCTTCCTTCCATTGATGCGTTACGGAAAAATTTTGCGGATTCACAGGAAAGGCGTGAATATTACCGCTTGTTGTCTCCCGCAGCTTGATAATGGCAGCACCTATCTGGTTATAGCTTGATTGATAGAAAGTTATCCCCTTATAAATAAGAGGCTTGTTGACTTCGATAGTGGTGGTCAGGACTTCTTTGCCGTCCTCAATAACTGTCAGGCCGGAAAGATAATCCTTGGGCATACCCGTGCCAGGGTAATAGTCAATATCAAAAAAATTACAGCGGACAGTGAAACCGAGGGGGATTTTTTCTTCATCCGTATAAGAAAAGACGAAGTCACTTTGCGCTGTCTCCGGGAGGGAGATGCCACCTTTAAAGGCAAATTCACGGTCCCCTAAGATCTTTGTTGCAACAGTTGATGAGCCGATAACCGCTCCCAGCAGGATAACCAGGATAGAGAGATGGACCACATAAACGCCATAGCGTGTCCATGCACCTTTTTGGGAGAAAAACAGGGTGCCGTATTGTTGAGGACGAGTGCCAGGTTTCCAACCCTTTTTGCCGAGGTACTTTTTGACCTCTTCTGTTGCTGAGGTCAAAGTGCCTGGGATTTTTTCCTGGGCATGGAATTTCATCTTGGGCAGGCGATCCGGGTCTGTGTTCAGATGATCCTTATGCACAATCTTAACAACTGTCGGGATACGATCCAGGCTGCAAACAATCAGATTCAGGCTGAATGCTCCGAGCAGACAGAGGAACCAGACAGAGTTATACATGTCGTTAAGGTTGAGCATCTGGATTATTTGCGCAGAGCCTTCCCCCCATTGTGTTACATAATGTTCTGTGGGTTTATTTTGCTCTATAACCGTACCAATAATTGAGGTCGATGCAAGTAGGGCTATGAGAAGCAGAGCGAGTTTGACAGAGGCCAGAAATGCCCAGATTGGATTTTTTGATTTTGATGCCATGTGCAATTACTCATCCGTTCGTGAAAACGGGAGAGAATATCCATTGAAGGTTGAAAGAAGATATCACTATTATTAAAAGATATTCAAGCATGCGCGCAGGTGACTGTCAATCTTTTTCCGTCCGGTTAAAATTCCTTCGAAAAGGGCTGAGGAGAGCGGAATGAGTATGCCGCTGTTTTTGGGATCGTTGTCTTTTGCCTGCGGCTTTATCTGTCTGTGGGTATTCTTAGGAAAGCCATTCTTCCGGCACCATCAGCACATCAAGCAGTGCCTGTGCGGATGGAAAATTTTACTTTGTAGGCCCATCTCATCAAAGGAAAGAGAGGCGCATTATCAGCAAAAATCAGGAGGCGAACAGGATCGTCTGGGGAAATGATTTCCCATTGATAGAGAGACACATCGTGAAATGCATCGTGAACTACGCAGAACTGCTCAGAATGTAAGTGATTACATTAAGGGGGCGAAAGCGTACACCGGCAGCTTTTGGGAACTTCGAGAGTTGGTGTGCAATTGATTGGACATTGCTTGGCTGGCATTATTTGGTACGCCTCTTGTGAAGCGGAAGCAACATTGGAACACCTTTTGTACATCTGTTCTGCGATAAAAGAAGGTGCCGTGAAAGATATCAGGGTGATTAATAAAAAAATACCCAAGAAGCAGAAGGCAAAAAAGAAAAAATCTTTAGAACTATCGAACGTCGTATTTCGACAGGATGGGTTCCTTGAGAACTCCATAAAACACTCTCCGATTGAAGGTAAAAGTAGGTGACCCGGCTATCTCCTGAAAGGAGACCCGCAGTTTTCCGACACCGCCTCGCGACGGCTGTGGCTTTTATCAACTTTCCGTTACAGATCGGAAAGCGGAGATATTATAATTATATTTGCGTAGTGTTACCCATGTGTTACCTTTTAATGATTGGAGAATATATCTGTCAAATCTAGCATTGGCAGGATGAGCAGCCCGCGTTTATGGAATGAAGATAACAGCATTTCGTTCAGATACTTGCCATGCATTAGCATCGTAAAAAAATAATAATCAACCTACATTGATATTGGAAAAAATACAATGATGATAAAATAGGGATGAAACGGGGAAGGGCGGGAACGAGCTTCTCTGTGAAATATTGAGACCGGGTTACGCGCAAAGCACGCACCCGGCTAAGTATCATTTGCTCAGCGAGCAAAGGGGAGTAAAAGTCATTTGGGTCACGGATGTTATACAATTCCTTTATCATGAAGGATTCGGTTTACCCCGCCCGCTTGGAGCGGAGGGGCGTCTGGAGGCATCTTATGCTTGATTTTTTCAAATCGTGCATCTCGTTTTGTCACAATTCGGGCGCTTTTTATCGACTACTTTGTTCGGTTCACCCAGGTCGCATGCATCCGCATGATGGACAGCGGAGTAGACAATAGCCACAAACTGGCCATTCACTTTATCCGGCAAGAGACGGATCTGCATATTATCCTTCATCCATCCTTCACCCATTTCTTTGTCAGCCTTGTTAAGGAGATCTACAGCTGCACTGAAGGCCTCTTCTGCGGTATTTCCATGCGCTTTGAAACAATCGTTATCAGCAGCTGAAGCAGAGGATACAGCAAAAATGGAGGTGAAGGGGGCTGCGGCAAGTAAAAATGCAGCTATGATGAGACTTCTCTTGAGAGTAGTTGAGTTTTTCATAACATTCCTCCTGGAATAATAGAATTTGAAAGTAGGCAACTCGGCTATCTCTTACACAAAGAGACCCGTGGCTTTCCGACACCGCTTCACAACGGCTGTGGTCTTATCAACTTTCTGGCTTCAAGTTATCCAGAAAGCGCGTCACCTCAAAGAACATGCCAAGATATTGTAACTTGGCTATAGTTTCTTTATATAACGTTCAGTGTAGAGATGTCAAATATTTTTTGATAAAAATTATCAAAAGGAAGTTTTTCTTTGTATAGTGTGGGCAGTTGTAGGTGAATTAAAAGGCTGAGGAGGGGCATTTGGGTTGGATAGTGAAGCCGGTTACGTGCAAAGCAGGTAACCGGCAAAATTAGAGCGGTTCTCTTCCAGACCTTTCTGTTATTCAGAGAGAGAGTCGGTGACTTGCTCTACAGTTTGACCTACAGTCTTCAATAATCCAGTGATTGGATCGATAGTTACAGCGTTGATTAATCCTGTGATAGGATTAAATGCGGAGGGGTATTGAGCCGGTGCTCTAATCTTGCTTTTACGTTCAGTCCATGTCTGAACTGGCGGGGCGTACTGCGGTATAACTAAATCCGATGCCTGATTCGTAATATCCTTAATCCACAGAATTTTTCCGTTTGTGTCAAGAATTCTTACATTAATTTTAATTTTTGCTGTACGTTTTATAGCTTTGGTATTGTAGGCAGTGTCATAATAATCCTGCTTGCTTCTTTGTACAAGCTCATCTGCTGGTCGGTCATCATCTTCCAATCGCTCAATAACTATAAGAAAATCGGCGGTATCAAAGCGTGCGAACATAACCGGTCGTTCTTGATACGTTTTCTGATAAGAACTGCCCCGCGCTTGACTAGAGCTGAAACCTGACCGGTTACTTTGAGCCTTGTTATGTTGGTTTCCACTCGAATTAACATTACCTTTCATTCCTACACTAAAAAAGGTATCATCAAGCCCGGAGGGCTTTATTCCGTACACGAGAGGTTGTTTCAGTCCTTTGTTAAATGTGGATATCCCATATTCCAATTGCTTTTGCTTTTGCGGCCTGGTTGAATTTTTTGGTAAGGTATAAACAGCTTCATGAGCAAGGCGGACGAGGGCATGAGGTGCTCGCTCCAATATTTCATAGCCGGAACTCCTGGTGCTACTTTCGACAAGAGCCTGCATAAGACCGTAAATAATTTCCACATCTTTTTGATCTTCGGCATATTCAAAGTTTGCATCTTTTAAAGCGGAAAAGGCAATTTTTCCCCGAGCAATTTTTTGTAAAACCGGTTTCAGTTCCGCCGCGATCTCTTTAATCGCCTCATAGCGTAGTTCCTCGTCGCTACGATAATTTTCTAGTATAAGTATCCGTTTTCCAGCAAGAACCTCTCCCCCATATTGAATGGACATATTATAATAGCCCCTATTTTTGTACGTATATTCTGCACGAATAGTATTTCCGAAACAGGAAGCGTTATGACCGCAACTGAGAACAGGTGCTCCCGGTACTCCCGGATTGATTTGTATCGCGTTGATATCAATAGCCGCTCCAGTTGAAGTAAATTCAAAAATTACTTTATCATTTGGGTGTAGGAGGTTTCTTTCTAAGTTTGGGTAGATATTTAGGTTTCCTGATATTGTAGTGATTTGTCCGGTGTTGTTTGTTAACGGTGATTGCGCGCATGAGGCTAGCAAACAGGACAAGAGCATACAAAGTATGCCCGGTATAGAGGTTTTCATGGTTCGTTCTCCTTTAGAAAATTATTGAATGAGGTTTCGTACTAGACGTACAGAAAATCTATTATTTTTTTGGCACGTTGCGGTCTGTTGACCAGTATCAAAACATTCCCATGCCATTTGCGCATTTCCCAAATTGACGACTTTGGCCTGCACTGAATACGGCCCTAAGTCTTCCGATGACCAATACAGCTTGTCAGTATCAGAATATGAATCGGGGGAGTTTTTTATGAATTTAGCGAGGTCGTTAAGTTCACCTACTGCTGGTAATCTCCAGTCATGGTAGCCCATGAGGCCCCCGCTATTTTTGTCAGCGACATAATCATTAGCTTCCTCCCATGTCATCATGTTGCCAGCTCTTGGTTCTTGCCATTCAAGAAGTGCTCCGCTTGATGCTTTAAAAACACTGAAGGAGAATAGTGCAGATACTTCTAAGGTCTCAAGATTACTTAACTCCTGCTCTCTAGATACTTTTGGCGCCCAATTGATTTCGTTATACGGAATTGCCCAACAAATTCCTACCGTTCCACTTTTTAATCCCCCGTTGGCTACTCCGATAACTTCGTTGTTCTGATTTAATACTGGTGCGCCCGAATGCCCAGGCAGCAATCCTCCTTCAATGCTGATAACTTTTTTGCTAATATCTGGGCTGTTTCGAGTTGCCATACGAGGAGTGAGTTTGGTTGGCAGTAAAGTGAGGAGTTGTGTGAGGGGAGGGATACGAACCCTGAGCTGATCTGAACGAAGTTGATAAGATAATCCAAGAGGATATCCAATGGAGTATATTTTCTCTTCTTTCT is drawn from Candidatus Electrothrix aestuarii and contains these coding sequences:
- a CDS encoding DUF1566 domain-containing protein — translated: MRKIIYLIILLFLFFNTSNGVASNPDIFKITTDNSELTGFFAQGKSGIITALHGVIGRHAINASDDNSSQSYKNLKIEEVDTLHDLAFLSSNELKKRKGGLKISMEIPKKEEKIYSIGYPLGLSYQLRSDQLRVRIPPLTQLLTLLPTKLTPRMATRNSPDISKKVISIEGGLLPGHSGAPVLNQNNEVIGVANGGLKSGTVGICWAIPYNEINWAPKVSREQELSNLETLEVSALFSFSVFKASSGALLEWQEPRAGNMMTWEEANDYVADKNSGGLMGYHDWRLPAVGELNDLAKFIKNSPDSYSDTDKLYWSSEDLGPYSVQAKVVNLGNAQMAWECFDTGQQTATCQKNNRFSVRLVRNLIQ
- a CDS encoding ABC transporter permease encodes the protein MAFREIREQYVGSSLGLMWTVIHPLVMITVFWFVFSIGFKTQPQNDVPFVVWLTAGLAPWYLFSNIISGATNIILAHSHLVKKTIFSSQILPVIKILSSLVTHAIFLVVLLVLLVFQKMPVSVYYLQAIYYLFCMLMLSLGLSWTLAALNVFIRDVSQLVTVFLQIGFWMTPIFWDISMMPPKVQWFLKLNPVYYLVQGYRESFISFQPFWSHLSYTAYYWFVTFAMLASGAYIFKKLKPQFPDVL
- a CDS encoding cytochrome c biogenesis protein ResB — encoded protein: MASKSKNPIWAFLASVKLALLLIALLASTSIIGTVIEQNKPTEHYVTQWGEGSAQIIQMLNLNDMYNSVWFLCLLGAFSLNLIVCSLDRIPTVVKIVHKDHLNTDPDRLPKMKFHAQEKIPGTLTSATEEVKKYLGKKGWKPGTRPQQYGTLFFSQKGAWTRYGVYVVHLSILVILLGAVIGSSTVATKILGDREFAFKGGISLPETAQSDFVFSYTDEEKIPLGFTVRCNFFDIDYYPGTGMPKDYLSGLTVIEDGKEVLTTTIEVNKPLIYKGITFYQSSYNQIGAAIIKLRETTSGNIHAFPVNPQNFSVTHQWKEGGSDAMIRIQSARPIHTPDGRESTEMQMWLMDSDGPPSMFTLMYGRPVIVERPKATYELSIGPHFATGLQVAKDPGVWWVYTGCALMLIGLYMAFFMSHRRIWAHVYEIDGQPVVVFAGHANKNSLGFAKTFSSLTENFTKRSS
- the glyS gene encoding glycine--tRNA ligase subunit beta, giving the protein MTQLLFEIGTEEIPASYIEPALAFMEQSVQDKLKELGLGFGAVHTVGTPRRLTLAVDDLQASQEDRRQEHIGPAKKAAFDADGQATKAAQGFARSRGVAVEDLQIVETAKGEYLMAVEEIKGQETEALLPDLLDGLLRALPFPKSMRWADSSMAFARPIQWLLALYDGKVVDLTVEGVKAGATTLGHRFMSPEAVEIENFQHYQKTLEAKSVVVDQRARREAVIKTVKQAVQERIGDKGRPVLDEGLIDIVTNLVEIPWGICGSFDKKFLALPDEALITSMREHQKYFPVVDSEGRLMPFFVAVNNTDIQDRKMAASGHERVLRARLEDGLFFFNEDKKKPLEDRLQALSGIIFQRDLGTMAEKSERLMQISAYLAEQLAPDTKKEAKRAAQLAKTDLLTEMVGEFPSLQGIIGRDYALLDGEKTAVADAVQEHYQPVRAGGTLPASLLGAIVGLADRIDTMVGCFAINERPTGNKDAFGQRRLAVGMIHIIRHHNLHLSLNALAEQALQGYADKITPAEDTLEAVIGFIRLRFENDLIASGMKQEVVEAATSAGFDDLTDCLARIEALDGMRNREEFAVLAGSFKRIRNITKGNRETGVDPALFAEEAEKELYSTYTAVQEQVRPMIANRAYSEALAAMLTMKEPVDRFFDDVMVMDKNLAVRANRLNLLTGLGDLVRQVGDISRMHVE
- the ccsB gene encoding c-type cytochrome biogenesis protein CcsB, with amino-acid sequence MNSSQLFNYTTAAYLLSAIFYIGLLVFRQKKVGLIGLFFASVGLLIHTGALGLRWKESYDIGIGHAPLTNMYESLVFFAWCTTLFYILLEIKFKARVLGAFIMPLAVTTMAYASLSTKISQDISPLIPALQSNWLLAHVVTCFIGYGAFAVAAGIGFIYLLKHFAVKRKLSQNHLLSTLPELPVLDDLTHKTIIFGFMWLTAGIITGAVWANEAWGTYWSWDPKETWSIITWFVYALALHARFTRGWDGPRIAWLAIIGFFSVFFTYFGVNFLLAGLHSYGAS